From the Limosilactobacillus panis genome, one window contains:
- a CDS encoding IS1182 family transposase: MYQNYITGQTEFALSYEFKVSKNHITRLIDAFVDSIPQEVLLEADVATTGRPLSHPAIMLKILLFAYSRQTYSGRKIETMLEENLPMRWLARDHTYSYHTINNFRSSNHAAGLIKRSFVYFTMALADHGLIKHDAFFVDGTKVKADANKYSFTWRRAVEKYHAKLQANVAELYDELIEKKVIQSMKPEMIKSSTGMEEITEQLENEINQLNEEIKQEPKVIKGGSVKKQRRRFLKKIYRKFKQDLVPRAKKYEKAEDTFQGRNSYSKTDHNATFMCMKEDSMKNRELKPGYNLQVATHNQFTLDYGLFSNPTDTRTLVPFLKQFPHLDFFDHIVANAGYGSEYNYTAIIDELGKQPIIPYTTYQKEQKRKYQHDLSRPQNWQYNAEDDYFIDHQGVRFSFYRYSRRTDKYGFNRDLKIYRADKHQLTARLDQLAKTPGGRQRQMNVNPTWNYFKAKIKDTLSSEEGKAIYRRRKFDVEPVFGRMKRDFGVRRTHLRGQQGVENDIGLVLMTMNLTKLGKFMAH, translated from the coding sequence ATGTATCAAAATTATATCACAGGGCAAACTGAATTCGCACTAAGTTATGAGTTCAAAGTTTCAAAAAATCATATTACACGTTTGATTGATGCTTTTGTTGATTCAATTCCCCAGGAAGTTTTACTAGAAGCAGATGTGGCGACTACTGGTCGCCCACTTTCGCATCCGGCCATTATGCTGAAGATATTGCTTTTTGCTTATTCTCGTCAGACTTACTCTGGTCGGAAAATTGAAACTATGTTAGAAGAGAACTTACCAATGCGGTGGTTGGCTCGTGATCATACTTATAGTTACCATACCATTAATAACTTTCGCAGTAGTAACCATGCAGCGGGATTAATTAAACGGTCCTTTGTTTATTTCACCATGGCATTAGCCGACCATGGTTTAATTAAACATGACGCTTTTTTCGTTGATGGTACTAAAGTAAAAGCTGATGCTAATAAGTACTCTTTTACCTGGCGACGAGCAGTTGAAAAATATCACGCTAAGCTTCAAGCAAACGTGGCTGAACTTTATGATGAGTTAATTGAAAAGAAAGTTATTCAGTCAATGAAACCGGAAATGATTAAGTCTTCGACTGGTATGGAAGAGATTACCGAACAACTTGAAAATGAGATCAACCAATTAAATGAGGAGATTAAACAGGAACCTAAAGTGATTAAGGGTGGTTCCGTTAAGAAACAACGTCGTCGTTTCTTAAAAAAGATCTATCGTAAATTTAAACAAGATTTAGTTCCGCGAGCTAAGAAGTATGAAAAAGCTGAAGATACTTTTCAGGGTCGTAATAGTTACTCAAAGACTGATCATAATGCAACCTTTATGTGTATGAAGGAAGATTCAATGAAAAACCGGGAATTAAAACCAGGATATAATCTTCAAGTTGCTACACATAATCAATTTACCCTAGATTATGGTTTATTCTCTAATCCAACTGATACCAGAACTTTAGTACCATTCTTAAAACAATTCCCTCATTTAGATTTCTTCGATCATATTGTTGCCAATGCTGGATATGGCAGTGAATATAACTATACTGCAATTATTGATGAACTAGGAAAGCAGCCGATTATCCCATATACTACTTATCAGAAAGAACAAAAGCGTAAATATCAACACGATCTAAGTCGGCCACAAAACTGGCAATACAACGCCGAGGATGATTATTTCATTGATCATCAAGGTGTACGTTTTAGCTTCTATCGTTACAGCCGACGGACAGATAAGTATGGTTTTAACCGTGACCTTAAAATTTACCGTGCCGATAAACATCAACTAACCGCCAGGTTAGATCAATTGGCAAAGACCCCGGGTGGTCGCCAACGTCAAATGAACGTTAACCCTACTTGGAATTACTTCAAAGCTAAAATTAAAGATACCCTCTCTTCTGAAGAAGGCAAAGCAATCTACCGTCGCCGTAAATTCGACGTAGAACCAGTCTTTGGCAGAATGAAGAGGGATTTTGGCGTACGTCGAACCCATCTTCGTGGACAACAAGGTGTGGAAAATGATATTGGTTTGGTCTTAATGACCATGAATTTAACTAAATTAGGAAAATTCATGGCTCATTAG
- a CDS encoding FAD-dependent oxidoreductase has translation MKVIIVGCTHAGTIAATRILKDHPETDVVIYERNDNVSFLSCGIAVYLSGDVDDPDAMFYSSPKQLAELGAEVNMQHNVTSIDPQTKTVKVTDLTTGAEKTDHYDKLIDTTGSWPIIPPIDGVNGDHVYLCKNYHHAKQLFAAAKDAQRVVVIGAGYIGVELVEAYTRQNKDVTLIDGAPRMLHKYFDQEYTDRIQHQFEEHGATLAFNQKVTAFDEHNDGVTVKTDKGSFEADIAILCVGFRPNTDLLKGKVAMHDNGAIITNEYMQSSDPDIYAAGDSTSVHYNPTGKDAYIPLATNAVRQGTMVGVNIFGNKMRDMGTQSSSGLNLYKTTMVSSGLTLENAKAAGIDADAVTIEDNYRPEFMPSTEKVLMTLVWNKKTRQIIGGQLMSKYDVAQSAGVLSLCIQDKHTIDYLAFVDMLFQPNFDRPFNYLNILAQAAVAKAGK, from the coding sequence ATGAAAGTTATTATTGTTGGTTGTACTCATGCCGGAACCATTGCCGCAACGAGAATTCTCAAGGACCATCCCGAAACTGACGTTGTCATTTACGAACGGAATGATAATGTTTCATTCTTATCATGTGGAATTGCGGTCTACTTAAGTGGGGACGTCGATGATCCGGATGCGATGTTTTACTCTAGTCCTAAGCAGTTAGCCGAACTAGGGGCCGAGGTTAATATGCAACACAATGTTACCAGTATTGATCCGCAGACGAAGACCGTTAAAGTTACTGATTTAACAACTGGGGCTGAGAAGACAGATCATTACGACAAGCTTATTGATACAACCGGTTCTTGGCCTATCATTCCACCAATCGATGGTGTTAATGGTGACCATGTTTACCTGTGCAAGAACTATCACCATGCTAAGCAATTATTTGCTGCTGCTAAGGATGCCCAGCGGGTGGTTGTCATCGGTGCTGGTTACATTGGGGTTGAATTAGTTGAGGCCTATACCCGGCAAAACAAGGACGTTACCTTGATTGATGGAGCGCCACGGATGTTGCATAAGTACTTCGACCAGGAATATACTGACCGGATTCAACACCAGTTTGAAGAGCACGGAGCAACATTAGCTTTCAACCAGAAAGTCACTGCCTTTGATGAGCACAACGACGGTGTGACGGTGAAAACCGATAAGGGGAGCTTTGAAGCAGACATTGCAATCCTTTGTGTTGGCTTCCGTCCAAACACCGACTTGCTTAAGGGAAAAGTTGCGATGCATGATAACGGAGCAATTATCACAAATGAGTACATGCAGTCATCTGATCCTGATATTTATGCTGCAGGTGATTCAACCAGTGTTCACTACAACCCAACTGGAAAAGATGCTTATATTCCTTTAGCAACCAACGCGGTTCGCCAGGGAACAATGGTTGGCGTTAATATTTTTGGTAACAAAATGCGTGATATGGGAACCCAGTCTAGTTCTGGCTTAAATCTTTACAAAACGACAATGGTTTCTTCCGGCTTGACGCTTGAAAATGCCAAGGCGGCGGGAATTGATGCCGATGCAGTAACCATTGAAGATAACTACCGTCCAGAATTCATGCCATCAACAGAGAAGGTATTGATGACCCTCGTTTGGAATAAAAAGACGCGGCAGATTATTGGTGGTCAACTAATGAGTAAATATGATGTTGCTCAATCGGCCGGGGTCCTGTCACTGTGCATTCAGGATAAGCACACGATTGATTACTTAGCCTTTGTTGACATGCTATTCCAACCAAATTTTGATCGGCCATTTAATTATTTGAATATCCTGGCTCAAGCTGCCGTTGCGAAGGCTGGTAAATAA
- a CDS encoding Crp/Fnr family transcriptional regulator has product MVHHSEIACLSKATIFKNLPTKLKKKLVTVSSHQDFFPKGSLIRQPLDGKDGMIVIDSGHAKVYSLNETGKETVLGVLGKGDSTGQENLFSNNNRENFIQATEDCLVCSMNRCDFQKLLRDTPDLALSLLNDFGERLILAEENTVRRNSMNAKDRIMDYLRAQEKRTGKDSFNLPLRKKDLANFLGLTPETLSRQLKVLQQAGQITVAGQRITINK; this is encoded by the coding sequence TTGGTTCACCATTCCGAAATTGCTTGTTTAAGCAAGGCAACTATATTTAAAAATTTACCAACAAAACTGAAGAAAAAGCTCGTAACGGTTTCTTCCCACCAGGACTTCTTCCCAAAGGGCAGCCTGATTCGGCAACCATTAGACGGCAAAGATGGAATGATTGTAATCGATTCCGGCCACGCAAAGGTCTATTCCTTAAATGAGACGGGAAAGGAAACCGTTTTAGGTGTTCTTGGAAAGGGCGACTCCACCGGCCAGGAAAACTTATTCAGCAACAATAACCGCGAAAACTTTATTCAAGCAACTGAGGACTGCCTTGTCTGCTCGATGAACCGTTGCGATTTTCAAAAGTTATTAAGGGATACTCCTGACCTTGCCCTTTCCTTACTTAATGATTTTGGTGAACGATTAATATTGGCGGAGGAAAACACCGTCCGTCGTAATTCAATGAACGCTAAAGATCGAATCATGGACTACCTTAGGGCCCAGGAAAAACGTACCGGGAAGGATTCATTTAACTTACCCCTTAGGAAAAAAGACCTAGCAAACTTTCTTGGTTTAACCCCGGAAACACTGAGCAGGCAACTTAAGGTCCTTCAACAGGCTGGCCAGATTACCGTTGCGGGCCAACGTATCACTATAAACAAGTAA
- the coaA gene encoding type I pantothenate kinase: MDEWMNYEQFDRQTWHAFFPADTVRLNQENLDDIKSLNDRISIEDVKDVYLPLIKLLQLHYQNFLEWQMQKANFLRQPVRRVPYIIGIAGSVAVGKSTIARLLSILLNKLLPDKRVELMTTDGFLYSNAELKRRGIMDRKGFPESYDMEKLLKFLNDVKAGEPVVKAPTYSHQVYDVQPDKPLVIDRPDILIVEGINTLQLPTNQRLYVSDYFDWSIYVDADPDLIECWYLQRFDLLLKTAFTDPSNYYYPYSKGNRDDAFKMAKEVWQTVDLPNLKDFILPTKTRANLILHKTHGHVVDRLYLRRD; encoded by the coding sequence ATGGATGAATGGATGAACTACGAACAATTTGACCGGCAGACATGGCACGCCTTTTTCCCGGCTGATACGGTTCGCTTAAACCAAGAAAATTTGGATGATATTAAGTCGTTAAACGACCGCATCTCAATTGAGGACGTCAAGGATGTTTACTTGCCGCTGATTAAGCTTCTGCAACTCCACTACCAGAACTTTTTGGAATGGCAGATGCAAAAGGCCAATTTCTTGCGCCAACCGGTCCGGCGGGTACCCTATATTATTGGAATTGCCGGCTCGGTGGCAGTTGGCAAAAGTACGATTGCTCGTTTGCTTAGTATCCTTTTAAATAAGCTCCTTCCCGATAAGCGGGTGGAATTGATGACTACGGACGGTTTTCTGTATTCAAATGCAGAGCTGAAGCGACGGGGTATAATGGACCGTAAAGGTTTTCCCGAATCGTATGATATGGAAAAGCTTTTGAAGTTTTTAAACGACGTCAAGGCCGGGGAGCCGGTTGTTAAGGCGCCGACTTACTCGCACCAGGTTTATGATGTTCAGCCAGATAAACCGCTGGTAATTGACCGCCCTGATATCTTGATTGTTGAGGGGATTAACACCTTGCAATTGCCAACCAACCAGCGTCTGTACGTCAGTGACTACTTTGACTGGTCAATCTATGTTGATGCGGATCCAGACCTGATTGAATGTTGGTATCTGCAACGCTTTGACCTCCTGTTAAAGACGGCCTTTACGGACCCGTCTAATTACTACTATCCGTATTCAAAAGGAAACCGGGATGATGCCTTTAAGATGGCCAAAGAAGTTTGGCAAACTGTTGACCTGCCAAACCTCAAAGACTTTATCCTCCCAACAAAGACCCGGGCTAACCTGATCCTCCACAAGACCCACGGTCACGTGGTCGATCGTCTCTACCTGCGGCGTGATTAA
- the preA gene encoding NAD-dependent dihydropyrimidine dehydrogenase subunit PreA, translated as MIKKDLSIDFLGVHFENPFCLSSSPVGNCYEMCKNAYDAGWGGIVYKTLSPDHFVIDEVSPRFSQLTKEDTPFVAFKNMEQLAEHPMAQDLADMRRLKKEYPDKVLIASIMGETPQDWTDLAKLVTEAGADMIELNFSCPQMTSHTMGSDVGTNPELCKTNCEAVKKGTNLPVLAKMTPNITTMIPVVKACLEGGADGVSSINTVKSITDIDLDNKVALPSINGKSAVSGLSGKAVKPIALRFLQQIRSAAGLEQLPVSGIGGIETWEDAAEFILLGASTLQVTTAIMQYGYRIIDDLTNGLMHYMDEQGVDHLKDLVGIANKNILPTNQLDRDYKVYPKIDWDKCIGCGRCFISCQDGAHQAMDWDDDKRLPTFDKSKCVGCQLCALVCPVGAIKLGLVEMKPGRKGDPAKVDASTFQLPNAEN; from the coding sequence ATGATTAAAAAAGACTTGTCAATTGACTTTTTAGGTGTTCATTTTGAGAACCCATTCTGCTTGTCATCTTCACCAGTTGGCAACTGTTATGAAATGTGTAAGAACGCCTACGATGCTGGCTGGGGTGGGATTGTCTACAAGACCTTATCACCAGACCACTTCGTTATTGATGAAGTATCACCAAGATTCTCACAACTGACCAAGGAAGACACACCATTCGTGGCCTTCAAGAACATGGAACAGCTGGCTGAGCACCCAATGGCACAAGACCTTGCTGACATGCGTCGTCTGAAGAAGGAGTACCCAGACAAGGTCTTGATTGCCTCTATTATGGGTGAAACCCCGCAAGACTGGACCGACCTGGCTAAGCTGGTTACCGAAGCCGGCGCGGACATGATTGAACTGAACTTCTCATGCCCACAGATGACTTCCCACACGATGGGGTCCGATGTTGGTACGAACCCTGAATTATGTAAGACCAACTGTGAAGCCGTTAAGAAGGGGACTAACCTGCCAGTATTGGCCAAGATGACGCCAAACATCACGACAATGATTCCGGTTGTTAAAGCCTGCCTTGAAGGTGGCGCTGACGGTGTTTCATCCATTAACACCGTTAAGTCCATTACCGATATTGATTTAGACAACAAGGTTGCTTTGCCAAGTATCAATGGTAAGTCAGCCGTTTCTGGCCTGTCTGGTAAGGCTGTTAAGCCAATCGCCCTCCGGTTCTTGCAACAGATTCGTTCTGCTGCCGGGCTGGAGCAACTGCCTGTTTCCGGTATTGGTGGGATTGAAACCTGGGAAGATGCCGCCGAGTTTATCCTGCTTGGGGCTTCGACCCTGCAAGTTACGACCGCCATTATGCAGTATGGTTACCGGATTATCGATGACCTGACAAACGGGTTAATGCACTACATGGATGAACAGGGCGTTGACCACTTGAAGGATTTGGTTGGGATTGCTAACAAGAACATCCTGCCAACTAACCAACTGGACCGTGACTACAAGGTTTACCCAAAGATTGATTGGGATAAGTGCATCGGTTGTGGTCGTTGCTTCATCTCCTGTCAAGATGGTGCCCACCAAGCAATGGACTGGGATGACGATAAGCGCCTGCCAACCTTTGATAAGAGCAAGTGTGTCGGTTGTCAACTCTGTGCCCTGGTTTGCCCAGTCGGCGCAATCAAGCTGGGCTTAGTTGAAATGAAGCCGGGCCGGAAGGGTGACCCCGCTAAGGTTGACGCTTCGACCTTCCAACTGCCAAATGCGGAAAATTAA
- a CDS encoding FAD-dependent oxidoreductase, with protein sequence MTSKYETEPKGYTMTTVMQEAARCLLCEDAPCSKACPAHTNPAKFIRSVRFRNVKGAAETIRENNALGAICARVCPTERYCESACTRAKIDGPIDIGGIQRYVTDMERKENMQILHAGKENGMNVAIIGSGPAGLQAAATLRQKGYGVDIYEKNAKAGGYLTYGIPEYRLPEAIVDYEVQRIVNLGANIKYNVAVGKDITMDDLKAKYDAVIVAIGASAAKTIPMFEHNICTESAISFLARAKENKGKLDDLPDNVLVIGGGDVAMDVVTTLKKLGVTHVTDMVYEEFSEFKASKKELEGAQKEGVTIVDGYVPTDVRQNKVTFKHRKIDSEMTITADKIILAIGQKVDADGLDIDIQHNEIPFRKARFHTKDPKVFATGDIVDGDKTVVYAVQKGKEVAEEIDCVLGGQDND encoded by the coding sequence ATGACTTCAAAATATGAAACAGAGCCTAAAGGCTACACAATGACCACCGTGATGCAAGAAGCAGCGCGTTGCTTACTGTGTGAAGACGCACCTTGTTCTAAGGCATGTCCAGCTCACACCAATCCTGCTAAGTTTATTCGGAGTGTTCGTTTCCGCAACGTTAAAGGGGCGGCCGAAACTATTCGGGAAAATAACGCCCTTGGTGCTATTTGTGCCCGGGTTTGCCCGACGGAACGTTACTGTGAAAGTGCATGTACTCGTGCGAAGATTGATGGTCCAATCGATATTGGTGGAATTCAACGCTACGTTACCGACATGGAACGGAAGGAAAACATGCAGATCCTTCACGCCGGCAAGGAAAACGGCATGAACGTTGCCATCATCGGGAGTGGTCCTGCCGGGCTGCAAGCCGCCGCTACCTTACGGCAAAAGGGCTACGGCGTTGACATCTACGAAAAGAACGCCAAGGCCGGTGGTTACCTGACTTACGGAATTCCTGAATACCGCCTGCCAGAAGCCATCGTTGACTACGAAGTTCAACGGATCGTTAACCTCGGGGCCAACATCAAGTACAACGTTGCCGTGGGTAAGGACATCACCATGGACGACCTGAAGGCTAAGTACGATGCCGTTATCGTGGCCATCGGTGCTAGTGCTGCCAAGACGATTCCGATGTTTGAACATAACATCTGCACGGAATCCGCTATTTCCTTCTTGGCCCGTGCCAAGGAAAACAAGGGTAAGCTTGACGACCTGCCAGACAACGTTCTGGTTATCGGTGGTGGTGACGTTGCGATGGACGTTGTCACAACCCTGAAGAAGCTGGGTGTCACCCACGTTACCGACATGGTATACGAAGAATTCTCTGAATTTAAGGCTTCCAAGAAGGAACTTGAAGGGGCCCAAAAAGAAGGCGTTACAATCGTTGATGGCTATGTGCCAACCGATGTACGTCAAAACAAGGTTACCTTTAAGCACCGTAAGATTGATAGTGAAATGACGATTACCGCTGATAAGATCATCTTAGCCATTGGTCAAAAGGTTGATGCAGATGGCTTAGACATTGACATTCAGCACAACGAGATTCCATTCCGAAAAGCACGCTTCCACACTAAGGACCCGAAGGTATTCGCAACTGGTGATATTGTCGATGGTGACAAGACCGTTGTTTACGCCGTTCAAAAGGGTAAGGAAGTTGCCGAAGAAATCGATTGTGTGTTAGGAGGACAAGACAATGATTAA